Genomic window (Pirellulales bacterium):
ACTATGTCTCCCGGGCGTATGCCTTCGAGGCAAAGCGCGACTACGACAGCGCCATCAAAGACATGTCCGAAGCGATCCGGCTGCAGCCGAAAGACGCGTACGGCTACGTCCGCCGCGGCCGGGCCTTTCAACGCAAGCACGACTACGATCACGCCCTAGCCGACGCGGATCAGGCGATCAAGCTCGATCCGAATTCCGCGGCTGCCTATGGCCAGCGGGGGGAATTCTTCGCGGAAAAGGGAGACTACGATAAGGCCACGCGCGATTTCGAAAAGGCGCTCCAGATCGACCCCAAGAACACGCTCGTCCGCTATTTTCGCGCCGGGATGCGAATGAAGCAGGAAGACTTCGACGCGGCCATCGACGACCTCAACGAATTGATCAAGCTCGAGCCGAATTCGGCATACGGCTACACCGCTCGCGGAGCCGCATGGTTGCAAAAAGGGGATTGCGAGGCGGCGCTAAAAGACCTCACCGAAGCGATCCTCATCGATCCCAATAGCCCACTGCCGTATTACGAGCGCGGCTACGCCTGGCAGAAAAAGCACAGCACAGACAGCGCCATCGAAGACTTCAACACCGCGATTCGCATCGATCCAAAATATGCCCGGCCCTATGTCGGCCGGGGATATTCGCTGAGCAAAAAAGGCCGCTTCGACGACGCGATCAAAGACATTTCCAACGGCCTTCGGCTCGCTCCGCGCGACGCCCGGATTCTGGTGGTGCGGGCCAGTGTTTGGGAGAAAATGCACAAGCTCGACGACGCATTGAAGGATCTGGCCGACGCGATTCAAATCGACCCGAAGCTGTCGCCGGCATACAATCTCCGTGGGAATGTGTTCGAGAAAAAGGGGGACTACGCCGCGGCGGCGAAAGATTTGAACGAGGCGATGCGATTGGAATCGAAGCATTCCGCGGCGGCCTACAATTCGTTTGCTTGGCTCTATGCCACCTGCCCCGACGCCCGCTTTCGCGATGGCGCCAAGGCGCTCGAATACGCGCGGCACGCCTGCGAAGTGACCAAATCGCAAGAGTGGGCCGATCTCGACACGCTCGCTGCCGCCTATGCGGAAACCGCTGATTTTGCCAATGCCGTCAAGACAGAAGAGCAGGCAATCCACCTGGCCGCCGAGGATCCCGATGTGCCGAAAATGCAAGGGCGCCTCGCGCTCTACAAAGCCGGAAAGCCGTTTCGAGAAAGACTAAGCGGCGAGGTACCCGCGAAGCCCGCAGAAAAAATCCCGGCAGCGCAGAAAGGCCAGGCAAAGGAGTGAACGACGAATTCAAACATCGTTCTCGGACAGCGTTCTTGATTCTGTGTGCGATCGCGATTGTCTGTCAGCCGGCAATTCAGCAGCGGGCGGCCGCAAAGGAAGTCGAAGAACAATACCCCGCCGGCCAAACCCATCTCACCTACAGCGTCAAAAATGGCCTCCGCGAAGGCCCGCTGACGGAGTTCTATGAAAACGGCGCTCCGAAGGTCAAAGCCTTCTACAAAGACAATCTGCTCACCGGCAAATACGCGACCTTCTATCGCAACGGCAAACCGCAACTCACGGCCGCCTACCACGCCGGAAAGCTGCAAGGCAAACTGACGGAGTTCGACAAGCTCGGCCATCTCCAGCGCGAGGCGACCTATCGCGACGGCCTGCTGAACGGCCCGGAAATTCTCTACGAAGACGAATTGCCGCTGTGGCAAGTCAAGTGGGTCGATGGCCAAGCCGCCAAGATCAACGGGCTGCCGGTTTATCCGCGATCGCAAGACGAACTTTGGCATTCGCTGCAGGCGATCGCGCGCGGCGAAAGCGCGACGCGCTCCATGGGCGGCAAGACAACCTCGGCCGCGGCTTCCGCGTCCGACACCGACCGCCTGCTCGCCGTGCGGCGGCTCAATGCGTATCGTTATCTGGCGGAGCTTCCGGCCGACGTCGGCATCGATGCGGCGCAGAACGCCGCCGCGGAATTGGCGGCCAAATCGGCCGTCGATTCGGGCACCGCGGCGCAACCGCCCACCGAGTCGGCCAATCCCGGCTTGTCGGCGGCTCGAAACGATGCCGTCCGCAAGGCCATCGCGAATTGCTCGATTTTTTCCGGCCGTGAGCGAATGCCCGACGCGATCGACGAGTTCTTGCGCGGCTCGACGACCGAAACGTCCGGCGGCTTCGACGATCGCCGCTGGTGCCTGAATCCGGCCATGCGCACGATCGGCATGTCCCGCTCCGGCGACGTCGTGGCGCTCTTTAGCCACGACGATCGCCGCAAGATCGGAGCCGATTGGCAGCCGGCTTTGTTTCCTTGCCGCGGATTCATGCCGGTCGAATTCTTTTCGGCCGATCAGCCGTGGATGGCCTTGATCAATCCGGGCCGCATCACGCTCGATCCCAAGAAGTTCGACGTGATTGTCCGCCCCATCGACAACGACGCGCATCCGGGAAAGCCGCTAAAGATCGTCGACCGCCGGGTGCTTACTTCGCCGCAAGGGCTGCCGACGGCGCTGGTGTTCAAGCCGGCGGGAGCGGAAGTCGCGGCCGGGCGGCATTATTGGGTCGAGATTTGGGGCCTCAAAGCTTCCGGCGGAGCGGCATATCCGCTGCAATATCTGGTCGATTTCATTTCGGTGCATCCGGAAGATGGGGCCGCGCTGGCACTCGAGGGCGTGCCCAGCTATCCACGCACGCTCGACGATCTCCGCCGCGGATTGCAAGCGATTTACACAACGGTTCCACCCCCGTTCGCTCCCGCGGCGTCGAATGCCGCGGCTTCGCAACCAAAAAGCGCCGCGACGATCGATCCCGCGGCCGATGCCGATGCCGTTGCCGCCGTCCGCCGCCTGAACGCTTACCGCTTCGTGTGCGGGCTGCCAGCCAACGTCACGCTCGATGCGGAGCAAACCTATTACGCCCAGGCCGGCGCGAAGCTGCTCAAGGCCGTCGGCAAGCTCGACCACACGCCGGCCAATCCCGGCCTGCCCGAAGCAGAATACAAAGACGGCTACAACGGAACCAGCCATTCGAACATCTATCAAGGCAGCCCGAATACGCCCCTGGCCAGCACCGTCGATGCCTACATGAACGATTCCGATCCGAGCAATATCGATCGCGTGGGGCACCGCCGCTG
Coding sequences:
- a CDS encoding tetratricopeptide repeat protein, which codes for MVLAASIPPVWAADAGRKSAQADESDNVGRPKPSPEIIAAAEAQIRRANDAIQTNPKNSKAYAQRARGFEMLGDYDKAITDFSTAIKLDDKIAADYVSRAYAFEAKRDYDSAIKDMSEAIRLQPKDAYGYVRRGRAFQRKHDYDHALADADQAIKLDPNSAAAYGQRGEFFAEKGDYDKATRDFEKALQIDPKNTLVRYFRAGMRMKQEDFDAAIDDLNELIKLEPNSAYGYTARGAAWLQKGDCEAALKDLTEAILIDPNSPLPYYERGYAWQKKHSTDSAIEDFNTAIRIDPKYARPYVGRGYSLSKKGRFDDAIKDISNGLRLAPRDARILVVRASVWEKMHKLDDALKDLADAIQIDPKLSPAYNLRGNVFEKKGDYAAAAKDLNEAMRLESKHSAAAYNSFAWLYATCPDARFRDGAKALEYARHACEVTKSQEWADLDTLAAAYAETADFANAVKTEEQAIHLAAEDPDVPKMQGRLALYKAGKPFRERLSGEVPAKPAEKIPAAQKGQAKE